A region from the Medicago truncatula cultivar Jemalong A17 chromosome 6, MtrunA17r5.0-ANR, whole genome shotgun sequence genome encodes:
- the LOC11416859 gene encoding 7-deoxyloganetin glucosyltransferase: MSDSKPHAVLIPSPVQGHINPLLKLAKLLHLRGFHITFVNTEYNHKRLLKSRAPNAFDDLTDFSFETIPDGLTPTDGDGDVSQDIYALCKSIRKNFLQPFRELLARLNDSATSGLIPPVTCIVSDITMSFTIQAAEELSLPLVFFNPASACMFLTCIHFSTLLDKGLIPLKDKSYLTNGYLDTKVDCIPGLENFRLKDLPDFIRITDPNDSIIEFIIEGAGTAHKDSAFIFNTSDELEKDVINVLSTKFPSIYAIGPLSSFLNQSPQNHLASLSTNLWKEDTKCLDWLESKEPRSVVYVNFGSTTVMTTEKLLEFAWGLANSKQHFLWIIRPDLVIGGSLVLSSEFKNEISDRGLIAGWCPQEQVLNHPSIGGFLTHCGWNSTTESICAGVPMLCWPFIADQPTNCRIICNEWEIGMEVDTNVKREEVEKLVNELMVGENGKKMRQKAIELKKKAEEDTRPGGCSYINLEKVIKEVLLK; the protein is encoded by the exons CTTCACCTTCGAGGATTTCACATAACCTTTGTAAACACTGAATACAATCACAAACGGTTGCTTAAGTCAAGAGCTCCAAATGCCTTTGATGATTTAACTGATTTTAGCTTTGAGACTATTCCAGATGGTTTAACTCCAAcggatggtgatggtgatgttAGTCAAGACATTTACGCTCTTTGTAAATCAATCAGAAAGAACTTCCTACAACCTTTCCGCGAACTTCTTGCTAGACTTAATGACTCTGCAACATCTGGTCTTATCCCTCCAGTCACTTGTATAGTTTCTGATATTACCATGTCCTTTACTATACAAGCTGCTGAAGAACTTTCACTCCCACTTGTTTTCTTTAATCCAGCCAGTGCATGTATGTTTTTGACTTGTATTCATTTTAGTACATTGTTGGATAAAGGTCTCATACCACTAAAGG ATAAGAGTTATCTGACAAACGGATATTTGGACACTAAAGTGGACTGTATTCCAGGATTGGAGAACTTTCGACTAAAGGATTTGCCTGACTTTATAAGGATTACTGATCCAAATGATTCGATCATAGAATTTATCATTGAAGGCGCAGGAACGGCTCACAAAGACtctgcttttatttttaatacttcTGATGAACTTGAGAAGGATGTAATAAATGTTCTCTCCACTAAGTTCCCTTCTATTTATGCCATTGGCCCTTTATCATCATTTTTAAATCAAAGTCCACAAAACCACTTAGCATCTTTAAGTACAAATCTTTGGAAAGAGGATACCAAGTGTCTTGATTGGCTTGAATCAAAGGAACCGAGGTCCGTTGTTTATGTGaattttgggagcacaacagtTATGACTACAGAAAAACTATTAGAGTTTGCTTGGGGTTTGGCCAATAGCAAGCAACATTTTTTATGGATCATTAGACCTGATCTTGTCATTGGTGGTTCCTTGGTTTTGTCATCTGAGTTTAAGAATGAAATTTCAGATAGAGGCCTAATCGCGGGTTGGTGCCCGCAAGAGCAAGTATTGAACCACCCTTCAATTGGTGGATTCTTGACTCACTGTGGATGGAACTCAACCACTGAAAGCATATGTGCTGGAGTGCCAATGTTGTGTTGGCCATTCATTGCTGATCAGCCAACAAACTGTagaattatttgcaatgaatgGGAGATTGGGATGGAAGTTGACACCAATGTGAAGAGAGAGGAGGTGGAGAAGTTGGTCAATGAATTGATGGTGGGAGAGAATGGAAAGAAGATGAGGCAAAAGGCAATCGAGTTGAAGAAGAAGGCGGAGGAGGACACGAGACCTGGAGGTTGTTCATACATAAACTTGGAAAAAGTGATTAAGGAGGTTTTgcttaaataa